Proteins from one Flavobacterium sp. N2038 genomic window:
- a CDS encoding beta strand repeat-containing protein — protein MKNKLLPLLFVLGGGFAGYSQVGIGTTMPNSSAQLEVVATDKGVLIPRVQLTGSTDVRTIKNGNVSSLLVFNTATASDITPGYYYWYDNRWNRVVTSNEITATTGAVIYNPTNQQFNYVDKNGNQQVIDFTQIIKANETITTLVNNGAASYTYTSENNSKTTIDVVGDVVTNASSIFNNPAVTNIIQQISEKAVGNVTFDSVTNKFSYVDAKGVSHVININDIVKLNETITTLTNNGAGSYTYKNESGADSDINVVKDVIDNSSTIFNNTEVKKDITTLIESKQTITTLINNNNGTYDYTNEDNLKTTINVVGDVVANASSIFNNPAVTNIIQQISEKAEGNVTFNSTTNEFSYVDAAGNTQLVNIKDIVKLNETLTSLVKGTDGKYVYTDEKAGTATIDVVQDVIDNSSTIFNNSAVKTEVTNLVESEQTITTLVNNNNGTYLYTSEDKTPTTIDVIGDVITNASTIFNNPAVTNIIQQISEKAEGNVTFNSTTNEFSYVDAAGNTQLVDISKIVKDNETLTSLVKGTDGKYVYTDEKAGTATIDVVQDVIDNSSTIFNNSAVKTEVTNLIESEQTVTTLVNNNDGTYLYTSEDKTPTTINVVGDVITNASTIFNNPAVTNIIQQISEKAEGNVTFNSTTNEFSYVDAAGNTQLVDISKIVKDNETLTSLVKGTDGKYVYTDEKAGIATIDVVQDVIDNSSTIFNNSAVKTEVTNLIESEQTITTLVNNNDGTYLYTSEDKTPTTINVVGDVITNASTIFNNPAVTNIIQQISEKAEGNVTFNSTTNEFSYVDAAGNTQLVDISKIVKDNETLTSLVKGTDGKYVYTDEKAGTATIDVVQDVIDNSSTIFNNSAVKTEVTNLIESEQTVTTLVNNNDGTYLYTSEDKTPTTIDVVGDVITNASTIFNNPAVTNIIQEIAGKAAGDVTFNSTTNEFSYVDAAGNTQLVDISKIVKDNETLTSLVKGTDGKYVYTDEKAGTATIDVVQDVIDNSSTIFNDPKVINELTTIVKDKETVTSLKDVVTQETDIYDQQVDVHTLTYTDETGTATPIDLSLLVKGTETLTSLTYDGTTQALVYKDEKGNESDFNLVDLVGPSQTLTSLVVNSDKGTLDYTDEDKATHPLDLTDAIKEPWFSVASKKGATLNTDDVYTQGWVGIGFDTPSAAPNEKLRVNGAITTVNSYYADYVFEDYFKGFSDIKSDYKFKQLAEVDAYIKKNKHLPGITPISELVKTKEGYSFNMSELSIQLLEKTEELYLHVIEQEKELEVKNNEIQQLKAESAAIKAASAAMNVRLEKLEKLVSDKQ, from the coding sequence ATGAAAAACAAATTATTACCATTACTCTTTGTTTTGGGAGGCGGTTTTGCGGGTTACTCGCAAGTTGGTATTGGTACCACCATGCCAAATTCTTCAGCCCAGTTAGAGGTTGTCGCCACTGATAAAGGGGTTTTGATTCCTAGAGTTCAATTAACAGGCTCAACGGATGTTCGTACAATTAAAAATGGAAATGTAAGTAGTTTATTAGTATTTAATACAGCTACTGCTTCTGATATTACACCTGGTTACTATTATTGGTATGATAACAGATGGAATAGAGTTGTTACTTCAAATGAAATAACTGCCACTACCGGAGCTGTTATTTATAACCCAACTAATCAACAATTCAATTATGTGGATAAGAATGGGAATCAACAAGTGATAGATTTTACCCAAATAATTAAAGCAAATGAAACAATAACTACTCTTGTTAATAATGGAGCAGCTTCTTACACTTATACAAGTGAGAATAACTCAAAAACTACCATTGATGTTGTTGGTGATGTTGTTACAAATGCGTCATCAATTTTCAATAATCCTGCGGTAACTAATATTATCCAGCAGATTTCTGAAAAAGCAGTTGGTAATGTAACATTCGACTCAGTAACAAACAAGTTTAGTTATGTAGATGCAAAAGGAGTCAGTCATGTAATCAATATCAATGATATTGTAAAATTAAATGAAACAATAACTACACTTACTAATAATGGTGCAGGTTCTTATACTTATAAAAATGAGTCAGGAGCAGACAGCGACATTAATGTAGTGAAGGATGTTATTGATAACTCGTCAACGATTTTTAATAATACTGAAGTTAAAAAAGACATTACGACCTTAATTGAAAGCAAGCAGACTATAACAACTCTTATTAATAATAATAATGGTACTTATGATTATACAAATGAGGATAATTTAAAAACTACTATAAATGTTGTTGGAGATGTTGTTGCAAATGCATCATCAATTTTCAATAATCCTGCGGTAACCAATATTATTCAGCAGATTTCTGAAAAAGCAGAAGGAAATGTGACATTCAACTCAACAACAAATGAGTTTAGTTATGTTGATGCAGCCGGAAATACGCAGCTTGTAAACATTAAGGATATTGTAAAATTAAATGAAACCCTTACTTCTTTAGTAAAAGGAACAGATGGTAAGTATGTTTATACTGATGAGAAAGCTGGAACAGCTACAATTGATGTTGTTCAGGACGTTATAGATAATTCATCAACGATTTTCAATAACAGTGCAGTTAAAACTGAGGTTACAAACTTAGTTGAGAGTGAGCAGACTATAACGACGCTGGTAAATAATAATAATGGAACGTATTTATATACAAGTGAAGACAAAACGCCAACGACTATTGACGTAATTGGAGATGTTATCACAAATGCCTCTACCATTTTCAACAATCCTGCAGTAACCAATATTATTCAGCAGATTTCTGAAAAAGCAGAAGGAAATGTAACATTCAACTCTACAACAAATGAGTTTAGCTATGTTGATGCAGCTGGAAATACACAGTTGGTAGATATTTCTAAAATTGTAAAAGACAACGAAACCTTAACTTCTTTAGTAAAAGGAACAGATGGTAAGTATGTTTATACAGATGAGAAAGCAGGAACAGCTACTATTGATGTTGTTCAGGATGTTATAGATAATTCATCAACAATTTTTAACAACAGTGCAGTTAAAACTGAGGTTACAAACTTAATTGAGAGTGAACAAACTGTAACGACGCTGGTAAATAATAATGACGGAACATATTTATATACAAGTGAGGACAAAACGCCAACGACTATTAATGTAGTTGGGGATGTTATTACAAATGCCTCTACTATTTTCAACAATCCTGCTGTAACCAATATTATCCAGCAGATTTCTGAAAAAGCAGAAGGAAATGTAACATTCAACTCTACAACAAATGAGTTTAGCTATGTTGATGCAGCTGGAAATACACAGTTGGTAGATATTTCTAAAATTGTAAAAGACAACGAAACCTTAACTTCTTTAGTAAAAGGAACAGATGGTAAGTATGTTTATACAGATGAGAAAGCAGGAATAGCTACTATTGATGTTGTTCAGGATGTTATAGATAATTCATCAACAATTTTTAACAACAGTGCAGTTAAAACTGAGGTTACAAACTTAATTGAGAGTGAGCAGACTATAACGACGCTGGTAAATAATAATGACGGAACGTATTTATATACAAGTGAGGACAAAACGCCAACGACTATTAATGTAGTTGGGGATGTTATTACAAATGCCTCTACTATTTTCAACAATCCTGCTGTAACCAATATTATCCAGCAGATTTCTGAAAAAGCAGAAGGAAATGTAACATTCAACTCTACAACAAATGAGTTTAGCTATGTTGATGCAGCCGGAAATACACAGTTGGTAGATATTTCTAAAATTGTAAAAGACAACGAAACCTTAACTTCTTTAGTAAAAGGAACAGATGGTAAGTATGTTTATACAGATGAGAAAGCAGGAACAGCTACTATTGATGTTGTTCAGGATGTTATAGATAATTCATCAACAATTTTTAACAACAGTGCAGTTAAAACTGAGGTTACAAACTTAATTGAGAGTGAACAAACTGTAACGACGCTGGTAAATAATAATGACGGAACATATTTATATACAAGTGAGGACAAAACGCCAACGACTATCGATGTAGTTGGAGATGTTATCACAAATGCCTCTACCATCTTTAACAATCCTGCGGTAACCAATATTATTCAGGAAATTGCTGGAAAAGCAGCAGGCGACGTAACATTCAACTCTACAACAAATGAGTTTAGCTATGTTGATGCAGCCGGAAATACACAATTGGTAGATATTTCTAAAATTGTAAAAGACAACGAAACCTTAACTTCTTTAGTAAAAGGAACAGATGGTAAGTATGTTTATACAGATGAGAAAGCAGGAACAGCTACTATTGATGTTGTTCAGGACGTTATAGATAATTCGTCAACGATTTTTAATGATCCAAAAGTAATCAACGAATTAACAACTATTGTTAAGGATAAAGAAACTGTAACTTCATTAAAAGATGTAGTAACACAGGAAACAGATATATACGATCAACAGGTTGATGTACATACTTTAACTTACACTGATGAAACAGGTACAGCTACCCCAATCGATTTGTCGCTTTTAGTAAAAGGTACAGAAACATTAACTTCTTTGACTTATGATGGTACTACACAAGCATTGGTTTATAAAGATGAAAAAGGAAATGAAAGCGATTTTAACTTAGTTGACTTAGTAGGACCGTCTCAAACGTTAACATCGTTAGTAGTAAATAGTGATAAAGGTACATTAGATTATACTGATGAAGATAAGGCGACACATCCTTTGGATCTTACAGATGCAATTAAAGAACCGTGGTTTAGTGTGGCATCAAAAAAAGGAGCTACTTTAAATACAGACGATGTTTATACACAAGGCTGGGTAGGAATTGGTTTTGATACTCCATCTGCAGCTCCAAATGAAAAATTGAGAGTGAATGGTGCTATCACAACGGTAAACAGTTATTATGCAGATTATGTATTTGAAGATTATTTTAAAGGATTCTCTGATATTAAGTCAGATTATAAATTTAAACAGTTGGCTGAAGTAGATGCTTATATTAAGAAAAATAAACATCTTCCGGGTATTACTCCAATCAGTGAATTGGTAAAAACGAAAGAAGGATATTCATTTAATATGTCAGAACTATCAATTCAACTATTAGAAAAAACGGAAGAGTTGTATTTACACGTTATTGAGCAGGAGAAAGAACTGGAAGTTAAAAACAATGAAATCCAACAATTGAAAGCTGAATCAGCAGCAATAAAAGCAGCATCAGCAGCAATGAACGTGCGTTTAGAAAAATTGGAAAAATTAGTATCAGATAAACAATAG
- a CDS encoding gliding motility-associated C-terminal domain-containing protein translates to MDKIYISAFFLSICTIGKATAQTVNNGELVVRSGTVMATVSSFNNNTSGDFINDGTFILYANYNNDGLVSFTPKTSTGLTYFKGLSGAQTISGTILSELNNVHFENKNVQPAFLLSGDISIAGVSEFDKGIVDNVNYNGNIIFESDASHKSTSNNSYVSGYVERAKNKAFQFPIGDGGFFRPSSIGQINSQDDFFRSKYLLKDSDPQYPHNQRQKRIQLIDNVEYWELESSQKNIDLALTLSWNEETTPNTIINGERDSELAIVRWDATDNEWKFYTTAVDVSNKLATAAVKDQGIYTLARILSEMPDNIVVYNAVSANGDGLNEYFRIDGLEDFPDNTLQIFNRWGVKVYETSGYGVNNNVFKGYSEGRVTVNKGEKLPTGTYFYVLTYKGLKSGKEKTGYLYVN, encoded by the coding sequence ATGGACAAAATATACATTAGTGCGTTTTTTTTATCGATATGTACCATCGGCAAAGCAACAGCACAGACAGTAAACAATGGCGAATTGGTTGTTAGATCTGGTACAGTAATGGCTACGGTCTCAAGCTTTAATAATAATACCTCAGGAGACTTTATTAATGACGGGACATTTATATTGTATGCAAATTACAATAATGATGGTTTAGTTAGCTTTACTCCCAAAACGAGTACAGGACTAACCTACTTTAAAGGACTTTCTGGAGCCCAGACTATTTCGGGGACTATTTTGAGCGAACTAAACAATGTACACTTTGAGAATAAAAATGTACAACCAGCTTTTTTATTGTCTGGAGATATTAGTATTGCCGGAGTTTCTGAATTTGATAAGGGAATTGTAGACAATGTGAATTACAATGGAAACATCATTTTTGAAAGTGATGCATCTCACAAATCTACTAGTAACAATAGTTATGTTTCAGGTTATGTAGAGAGAGCCAAAAATAAGGCTTTTCAGTTCCCTATTGGTGACGGAGGTTTTTTCAGACCCTCTTCAATTGGACAGATAAATTCACAGGATGATTTTTTTAGAAGCAAATATTTGCTTAAGGATTCGGATCCTCAATATCCGCATAATCAAAGACAAAAGAGAATTCAGTTGATTGATAATGTTGAGTACTGGGAACTTGAAAGTAGTCAGAAAAACATAGATCTTGCTTTGACATTATCATGGAACGAAGAAACGACTCCAAATACTATTATAAACGGAGAAAGAGATAGTGAACTGGCTATTGTAAGATGGGATGCAACTGATAATGAATGGAAGTTTTATACCACAGCAGTAGATGTAAGTAATAAGCTGGCTACTGCCGCAGTAAAAGATCAGGGGATATATACATTAGCGAGAATTCTGTCTGAAATGCCGGATAATATTGTGGTGTACAATGCAGTATCAGCCAACGGAGATGGTTTAAATGAATATTTTCGTATCGATGGGTTAGAAGATTTTCCGGATAATACTCTGCAAATTTTTAACCGTTGGGGCGTAAAGGTTTATGAAACTTCTGGCTATGGTGTAAATAATAACGTGTTCAAAGGGTATTCTGAAGGAAGAGTTACAGTTAACAAGGGAGAAAAACTTCCTACAGGAACTTATTTTTATGTCCTGACTTATAAAGGACTTAAATCAGGAAAAGAGAAAACCGGATACCTGTATGTTAATTAA
- a CDS encoding type IX secretion system membrane protein PorP/SprF, protein MKNFLKIITLVFLGTLGASAQQESQYTQYMYNTMTINPAYTGTRAIPSVFGLYRTQWVGLDGAPKTANFSLEMPINAQGQGIGLSVINDQIGPSATTNVTGSYSYPIHLSAEVIMSLGISASINSMEVDYNKVNPYDKNDPFMTGVISKVSPNVGAGVYFHSSKWYAGLSVPQILETKFYEDVQISQAAQKMHFYAMGGYVFDLNDNLKFKPAVMVKAVNGSPLAVDLSANFLFNDKFTLGAAYRWDAAVSAMAGFQITDGLNIGYAYDYDTQKIGNYNSGSHEIFLRFDLFSTTKYRLVTPRFF, encoded by the coding sequence ATGAAGAATTTTTTAAAAATAATAACACTAGTGTTTTTAGGAACATTGGGAGCTTCAGCTCAACAGGAATCGCAGTATACACAATATATGTATAATACGATGACAATAAATCCGGCATATACTGGTACCAGGGCTATTCCGAGTGTTTTTGGTTTGTATCGTACGCAATGGGTTGGTCTTGACGGAGCACCAAAAACAGCTAATTTTTCTTTGGAAATGCCGATTAATGCTCAGGGGCAAGGAATTGGATTGTCTGTTATAAATGACCAGATTGGCCCCTCTGCAACAACTAATGTAACAGGAAGCTATTCATATCCAATTCATCTTTCTGCTGAGGTGATTATGTCATTAGGAATTAGTGCTTCTATTAATTCTATGGAAGTTGATTACAATAAAGTAAATCCATATGATAAGAATGATCCGTTTATGACGGGAGTTATTTCAAAGGTATCTCCAAATGTTGGGGCAGGGGTTTATTTCCATTCCAGTAAATGGTATGCGGGATTATCTGTTCCACAAATCTTAGAAACTAAGTTCTATGAAGATGTTCAGATTTCACAGGCTGCTCAAAAAATGCACTTTTATGCAATGGGAGGTTATGTATTTGATTTAAATGATAATTTAAAGTTTAAACCGGCGGTTATGGTAAAAGCGGTAAATGGATCACCGTTAGCAGTTGATTTATCTGCAAACTTTTTATTCAATGATAAGTTTACATTAGGTGCGGCTTACAGATGGGATGCAGCAGTAAGTGCTATGGCCGGTTTTCAGATTACGGATGGTTTGAATATTGGTTATGCTTATGATTATGATACTCAGAAAATTGGAAATTATAATTCAGGATCACATGAGATTTTCCTGCGTTTTGATTTGTTTAGCACAACAAAATATAGATTGGTAACCCCAAGGTTCTTCTAA
- a CDS encoding OmpA family protein encodes MYKKIKIVFVFLMLCMLHNASIHAQDKKLEKANEVYKKYAFVEAAKLYTKLVDKGNNSVEVYTKLGDCYYYNGNYSEASAWYSKIIDNGSNVDPEYYFRYAQALNSSQNYDEAAKVMKMYYAKTGKKDLSENWKESKLLSDIQKQSGRYEFKPVELNTTSSDFGSSFLGKDKVIYASAKDTGVVIKRKHSWNNKSFLKLYTADITADGGLQNPMLIKGEVNTKYHQSSPAITKDGSLMYFTRSNFIGGKLGSDKEGISTLKIYVAQNVKGEWKNIKELAYPVNADGFSSAHPALSADESELYFVSDRNNKFGNTDIYVVSLKKGGFVGNDVRKLGDEINTLGKETYPFVDSTGILYFSSDGHPGLGGLDVFAAIKDENGIYHVVNAGDGVNTNADDFAYGIQSDSKKGYFSSNRSGNDDIYGFTETRPVSFNLDIRPIVYGILKDSDGKPIEGVAVEAYNPAGEKTGTYLSDKEGKYVAYIEPFQEYKLVYKKPGLIEKSEEIKPMKPLEKRELSPDLINERQIVIDGETKTIEGDLTKLLKLQPIYFDYGGYNIRESSKVELNKVVELMKVRPNLLIKVNSHTDSRGKDDYNMKLSQNRAKATVAYIVKAGIPADRLSGEGFGETQLINHCSNGVKCTEKEHELNRRSEFIVSWKE; translated from the coding sequence ATGTATAAAAAAATAAAAATCGTTTTTGTTTTTCTGATGTTATGTATGCTGCATAATGCAAGTATACATGCGCAGGACAAAAAACTGGAAAAAGCTAATGAAGTATACAAAAAATATGCTTTCGTTGAAGCAGCAAAATTGTATACAAAATTGGTTGATAAAGGTAATAACTCTGTAGAGGTTTATACTAAACTGGGAGATTGTTATTATTATAATGGAAATTATTCTGAGGCATCTGCCTGGTATTCTAAAATTATTGACAATGGTAGCAATGTTGATCCGGAATATTATTTCAGATATGCTCAGGCTTTAAACAGCAGTCAAAACTACGATGAGGCGGCAAAGGTGATGAAAATGTATTACGCCAAAACTGGAAAGAAAGATTTGAGTGAAAACTGGAAAGAATCAAAATTATTGTCAGATATTCAAAAACAGTCTGGACGTTATGAGTTTAAGCCTGTTGAGCTGAATACTACATCTTCAGATTTTGGAAGTTCATTTTTAGGAAAAGATAAAGTTATTTACGCTTCAGCTAAAGATACAGGAGTGGTCATAAAACGTAAACACAGTTGGAATAATAAATCGTTTTTAAAATTGTATACTGCTGATATTACTGCTGATGGAGGTTTACAAAATCCGATGCTTATTAAGGGCGAGGTTAATACAAAATATCATCAAAGTTCTCCTGCCATAACAAAGGATGGCAGCCTGATGTATTTTACCAGAAGTAATTTTATTGGAGGCAAATTAGGTTCAGATAAAGAAGGGATTTCAACTTTAAAAATTTATGTAGCGCAAAATGTTAAGGGAGAGTGGAAGAATATTAAAGAACTTGCTTACCCGGTAAATGCCGATGGATTTTCATCTGCACATCCAGCTTTAAGTGCTGATGAGAGCGAACTTTATTTTGTTTCAGACCGCAATAACAAGTTTGGAAACACTGATATTTATGTTGTAAGTCTTAAAAAAGGTGGTTTTGTTGGTAATGATGTTAGAAAACTTGGCGATGAGATCAATACTTTAGGAAAAGAGACATATCCTTTTGTTGATTCAACAGGAATTTTATATTTCTCTTCAGATGGACATCCGGGCTTAGGAGGATTAGATGTTTTTGCTGCCATTAAAGATGAAAATGGAATTTACCATGTTGTAAATGCTGGTGATGGCGTTAATACTAATGCTGATGATTTTGCTTATGGAATTCAAAGTGATTCTAAAAAAGGATATTTTTCTTCTAATAGAAGCGGAAATGATGATATCTATGGTTTTACTGAAACAAGACCGGTAAGTTTTAATTTAGACATTAGACCAATTGTCTACGGTATTCTTAAAGACAGTGATGGAAAACCAATTGAAGGAGTAGCTGTTGAAGCTTATAATCCGGCAGGTGAAAAAACCGGAACCTATTTGAGCGATAAAGAAGGTAAATATGTAGCTTATATCGAACCTTTCCAGGAGTATAAATTAGTATACAAAAAGCCAGGTTTGATTGAGAAATCAGAAGAGATTAAACCAATGAAACCACTTGAAAAACGTGAGTTATCACCAGATCTGATTAATGAGCGACAAATTGTGATAGATGGAGAAACAAAAACGATAGAGGGCGATTTGACAAAATTACTAAAATTACAGCCTATTTATTTTGATTATGGAGGTTATAATATCAGAGAATCATCAAAAGTTGAACTTAACAAAGTAGTTGAGTTGATGAAAGTTCGTCCAAATCTATTGATAAAAGTGAACTCTCATACTGACAGCCGTGGTAAAGATGATTACAATATGAAGTTATCTCAAAACAGAGCTAAAGCAACAGTAGCTTATATTGTGAAAGCCGGAATCCCTGCTGATCGTTTAAGTGGTGAAGGTTTTGGAGAAACTCAATTGATCAATCATTGTTCTAATGGAGTGAAATGTACTGAAAAGGAACACGAATTAAATAGACGCTCAGAGTTTATTGTTTCCTGGAAAGAATAA
- a CDS encoding helix-turn-helix domain-containing protein, which translates to MKKIHHHLSLSSEWMHILAKQLGTKVIDDKIIFFPEKIGPGHAYFTRITPGISVFFIDLSLQTPLKITRESSSNELFIFHYELSEHMNLIKINNEDFHIGSFDKLDLAIIDNEITSAYKPSLNQRTFAVRILVDKTLLADFIKKYPKKEYKDDLKKRSPEAFYHYGNIDSSSALLLKSVKTKNINDLSFDSFLKGISLKLLGNFFRKFYDAENKNSSLTQVENDAINKTRDYLLANLYGPFPTVIFLAAMAGMSESKYKMAFKKSLSTTPNNFFIKEKMTLGRQLLRSGEFHTLTEVMYELNYSKLSYFSSKYFELFNCKPINDFIKKNH; encoded by the coding sequence ATGAAAAAAATACATCATCATCTTAGTTTATCATCAGAGTGGATGCATATTTTAGCGAAACAACTCGGAACTAAAGTTATAGACGATAAAATAATCTTTTTCCCTGAGAAAATAGGCCCGGGACATGCCTATTTTACACGAATTACTCCTGGTATCTCTGTTTTTTTTATTGACTTATCACTCCAAACACCTTTAAAAATAACGCGAGAAAGCTCTTCTAATGAACTATTTATTTTTCATTATGAATTAAGTGAACATATGAATCTGATCAAAATAAACAATGAAGATTTCCATATTGGTTCATTTGACAAGCTAGATCTGGCAATCATTGATAATGAAATAACAAGTGCTTATAAACCATCATTAAATCAAAGAACATTTGCTGTACGTATACTTGTTGACAAAACCTTATTAGCTGATTTTATTAAAAAGTATCCTAAAAAAGAATATAAAGACGATCTCAAAAAAAGATCTCCTGAAGCCTTTTATCATTATGGCAATATAGACAGCAGTAGCGCTTTATTATTAAAATCAGTAAAAACAAAAAATATAAACGATTTATCTTTTGATTCCTTTTTAAAAGGTATCTCTCTGAAATTACTGGGTAATTTCTTCAGAAAATTTTATGATGCCGAGAATAAAAATAGTTCTTTAACACAAGTCGAAAATGATGCTATTAATAAAACACGAGATTATTTACTGGCAAATTTATATGGTCCATTTCCTACTGTAATATTTTTAGCAGCTATGGCAGGGATGTCTGAATCAAAGTACAAAATGGCTTTCAAAAAAAGTCTCTCAACAACTCCAAACAATTTCTTTATCAAAGAAAAGATGACTTTAGGAAGACAACTTCTAAGAAGTGGTGAATTTCATACTTTAACAGAAGTCATGTATGAACTTAATTACAGCAAATTAAGTTATTTTTCATCAAAATATTTTGAGCTTTTTAATTGTAAACCAATTAATGATTTCATAAAAAAGAATCACTAA
- a CDS encoding helix-turn-helix domain-containing protein gives MKTIEHSYGADLSWPENLARQFGGKVEGNFIIVPEDIHTGTRYFLEIEPGVVAYYIDVEYNRNLHLIQKNTNQNFVGYYYNLTDGEATVNTHNFMYNVSRWQYNLSIIDSSLDSDYNVKKGSKTYALIIFIRKDIIESYTKQHDINLPNISQLIDPAKNTMIRFDRMSSESYHLLDDLRKLKVGGAIFDLYLTGTVHLLISNYLKKISTKRIIMQTVNQQDLAQIITTQMNLIKNIENHFPSIKSLAENANMSESKFKNLFHKITGDTPNVFFMENKLLLAKELLETKQLSISQVSDQLHFTNNSYFASKFKEHFGLSPKNYIQEL, from the coding sequence GTGAAAACAATTGAACATTCTTATGGTGCAGATTTATCCTGGCCAGAAAATTTGGCCCGCCAATTTGGCGGAAAAGTTGAAGGAAACTTTATTATTGTTCCTGAAGATATTCATACAGGTACGCGCTATTTCCTCGAAATAGAGCCTGGTGTAGTTGCTTATTATATCGATGTCGAATACAATCGTAATTTACATCTGATACAAAAAAACACCAACCAAAATTTTGTTGGCTATTATTACAATCTCACAGATGGTGAAGCAACAGTAAACACCCATAATTTCATGTACAATGTTAGTCGCTGGCAATATAATTTGTCCATTATTGATTCTTCTTTAGATTCAGACTATAATGTAAAAAAAGGAAGCAAAACATATGCTTTAATCATATTTATAAGAAAAGATATTATTGAAAGTTATACTAAACAACACGATATAAACTTACCTAATATCTCTCAATTAATTGATCCGGCCAAAAACACCATGATTCGATTTGACAGAATGAGTAGTGAAAGTTACCATTTACTTGACGATCTAAGAAAATTAAAGGTTGGTGGGGCAATTTTTGATCTTTACCTCACTGGGACTGTACATTTGCTAATATCAAATTATCTCAAAAAAATTTCTACGAAGCGTATTATTATGCAAACTGTTAATCAACAGGATTTAGCTCAAATTATTACTACTCAAATGAATTTGATTAAAAATATAGAAAATCATTTTCCGAGTATCAAATCTCTGGCAGAAAACGCCAACATGTCTGAATCAAAGTTTAAAAATTTGTTTCATAAAATTACCGGAGACACCCCAAATGTTTTTTTTATGGAGAATAAATTACTTCTTGCAAAAGAACTTCTCGAAACGAAACAATTATCAATATCACAAGTCTCGGACCAGCTTCATTTTACGAACAACTCTTATTTTGCTTCAAAATTTAAAGAGCACTTCGGTTTGTCTCCAAAAAATTATATCCAGGAATTATAA